In Streptomyces sp. HUAS ZL42, the DNA window CGAGCTGTCGCGTGCGGACGGCGTCGTCGAGCAGATCATCCGTCCGACCGGCCTCGTCGACCCGGAGGTCGTCGTCAAGCCCACCGAGGGTCAGATCGACGACCTGGTCCACGAGATCCGCACGCGCACCGAGAAGGACGAGCGCGTCCTGGTCACCACGCTCACCAAGAAGATGGCCGAGGACCTCACCGACTACTTCCTGGAACTGGGCATCCAGGTGCGCTATCTGCACAGCGACGTCGACACCCTGCGCCGCGTCGAGCTGCTGCGCGAGCTGCGCTCCGGCGAGTTCGACGTGCTGGTCGGCATCAACCTCCTCCGCGAGGGCCTCGACCTGCCCGAGGTGTCCCTGGTGGCGATCCTCGATGCCGACAAGGAGGGTTTCCTGCGCTCCGGCACATCCCTGATCCAGACCATCGGCCGCGCCGCGCGCAACGTCTCCGGCCAGGTCCACATGTACGCCGACAAGATCACTCCGGCGATGGAACGGGCCATCGAGGAGACCAACCGCCGCCGGGAGAAGCAGGTCGCCTACAACAAGGCGAACGGCATCGACCCGCAGCCGCTCCGCAAGAAGATCAACGACATCGTGGCGCAGATCGCCCGCGAGGAGGTCGACACGGAACAGCTGCTCGGCACGGGCTACCGCGCGAAGAAGGACGGCCGCGGCACCAAGGCCCCGGTGCCCTCTCTCGGTGACAAGGCGGCCAAGGGAGCGAAGACCGCCAAGTCCGCGAAGGGCAAGGCCAAGGAGACGGTTCCGACCGACCGGCCCGCGGCGGAACTCGCCGAGCAGATCGAGGAAATGACCGAGCGCATGCGTGCCGCTGCCGCCGACCTCCAGTTCGAGATCGCGGCCCGGCTGCGCGACGAGGTCTCCGAAATGAAGAAGGAACTGCGCCAGATGAAGGAGGCGGGCCTGGCGTAACCGGCCTGCGGTGCCCCGGCCGCGTACGCGCTGTGTTGCAAGACCGACACAAAGTGCGGACCTGGGTGCGGCAGTGTCAGTGCGCCTGCGTAATGTTCTGGTCAACCGCGGGCTCCGCGGTAACAGGGGACTGCTCGAGAGGGGAATCAGCGCGTGACCGTCAACATGACCAAGGGTCAGGCCATCAGTCTGCAGAAGAACGACGGGGGCAGCCTGACCGCGGTGCGCATGGGTCTCGGCTGGCAGGCGGCCCCACGGCGCGGCCTGTTCGGCTCGCGTACACGGGAGATCGACCTGGACGCCTCCGCCGTCCTGTTCGCCGACAAGCAGCCGGTCGACGTCGTCTTCTTCCGTCACCTGGTGAGTGACGACGGCTCCGTGCGCCACACCGGCGACAACCTCGTCGGCGGTGTCGGCCAGGGTGGCGACGACGAGGCGATCCTCGTCGACCTGGCCCGCATCCCGGTCCACATCGACCAGATCGTCTTCACCGTGAACTCCTTCACGGGCCAGACGTTCCAGGAGGTGCAGAACGCGTTCTGCCGCCTGGTCGACGAGACCAACGGCCAGGAGCTCGCCCGCTACACGCTCGCGGGCGGCGGCGCCTACACGGCCCAGATCATGGCGAAGGTGCACCGGACGGGCACGGGCTGGACGATGACAGCCCTCGGCACCCCGGCCAACGGCCGTACCTTCCAGGACCTGATGCCGTCGATCC includes these proteins:
- a CDS encoding TerD family protein, whose protein sequence is MTVNMTKGQAISLQKNDGGSLTAVRMGLGWQAAPRRGLFGSRTREIDLDASAVLFADKQPVDVVFFRHLVSDDGSVRHTGDNLVGGVGQGGDDEAILVDLARIPVHIDQIVFTVNSFTGQTFQEVQNAFCRLVDETNGQELARYTLAGGGAYTAQIMAKVHRTGTGWTMTALGTPANGRTFQDLMPSILPHL